Proteins co-encoded in one Ziziphus jujuba cultivar Dongzao chromosome 9, ASM3175591v1 genomic window:
- the LOC107426598 gene encoding two-component response regulator-like APRR1 isoform X1, producing MELNLNKECESGGGCGRSRGGGIDGFIDRSKVRILLCDNDSESSREVFTLLLSCSYQVVSVRTAREVIDALNAEGQDIDIILAEVDLPVTKGMKMLKYITRDKDLRRIPVIMMSAQDEVSVVVKCLRLGAADYLVKPLRVNELLNLWTHMWRRRRLVCLQKSGNIGLADKNILNYDLDLMAPEPSDANTNSTTMFSDDTDDRSHRSTNLEMAISVHQEDESAAATVTEPPLTNSVEYPPDVPGITDRRTGQFSIGPKKSELKIGESSAFFTYVKLSTMQNNSQAVSRFEVNTAEHVRVDGKHQACGNQGVDDLQVQHQNGEAARESTSPGDDLPSSTTSFPDSLSMERSCTPPSAGTEFLQHENDSKEENFSQVLMHPRNESQHNVSGLPAYPYCVSGFMNQVMMSSSSVQVYQKNLHDIQNHATTSMIPQYNHPQHNHLPQCPPRLSGMGASFPYYPFSICLQPGQMPTAHSWPSFGSSSGEVKLNRIDRREAALIKFRQKRKERCFVKKIRYVNRKRLAERRPRVRGQFVRKVKDVMDLNGQPATDQ from the exons atggagctgaatttgaaCAAAGAATGCGAAAGTGGTGGTGGTTGCGGCCGTAGCCGCGGTGGTGGTATTGATGGATTCATAGACAGGAGCAAAGTGAGGATTTTGCTGTGTGATAATGATTCCGAAAGTTCAAGAGAGGTTTTCACGCTTCTTTTGAGTTGCTCTTATCAGG TGGTTTCTGTGAGGACTGCTAGAGAGGTGATAGATGCGTTGAATGCAGAGGGACAAGATATAGATATCATACTTGCTGAAGTTGACCTTCCAGTTACAAAAGGAATGAAAATGTTGAAGTACATCACTCGGGATAAAGACTTGCGTCGCATTCCTGTCATCA TGATGTCAGCTCAGGATGAGGTCTCTGTTGTTGTTAAGTGCCTGAGGCTTGGTGCAGCAGACTATCTTGTAAAGCCTCTGCGAGTTAATGAACTTTTGAACTTGTGGACGCACATGTGGAGAAGAAGGCGCCTGGTTTGTTTGCAAAAATCTGGCAAT ATTGGACTAGCAGACAAAAACATCTTGAACTATGACCTTGATCTGATGGCACCGGAGCCTAGTGATGCAAATACCAATAGTACCACTATGTTTTCAGATGACACAGATGACAGGTCTCACAGAAGCACCAACCTAGAGATGGCAATCTCTGTTCACCAGGAAGATGAG TCTGCTGCTGCTACCGTTACTGAGCCTCCTCTCACCAATTCAGTGGAATACCCACCTGACGTTCCTGGAATAACTGATCGCAGAACTG GgcaattttcaattggtccaaAAAAGAGCGAGCTGAAAATTGGAGAATCTTCTGCCTTCTTTACCTATGTCAAATTAAGTACCATGCAAAACAACTCTCAAGCAGTTTCCCGTTTTGAAGTGAATACTGCTGAACATGTGAGGGTTGATGGGAAACATCAGGCATGTGGTAACCAAGGGGTTGATGATCTCCAAGTACAGCACCAAAATGGAGAGGCAGCACGGGAAAGCACTTCGCCTGGAGATGACTTGCCAAGCAGTACAACTAGCTTCCCAGATTCTCTTTCAATGGAAAGGTCCTGTACTCCACCTTCTGCAGGGACGGAGTTTCTTCAACATGAAAACGATTCCAAGGAAGAAAACTTCTCTCAGGTGCTTATGCATCCAAGAAATGAATCTCAACATAATGTTTCTGGCTTACCTGCTTATCCATATTGTGTGTCAGGGTTTATGAATCAAGTAATGATGTCCTCATCATCAGTGCAAGTGTATCAAAAGAATCTTCATGACATTCAAAATCATGCTACTACGTCTATGATTCCACAATATAATCATCCACAACATAATCATCTTCCACAATGCCCTCCTCGTTTATCTGGGATGGGAGCTTCATTTCCCTATTATCCGTTCAGTATATGCCTACAACCTGGTCAAATGCCTACTGCTCATTCATGGCCATCTTTCGGAAGTTCTTCAGGTGAAGTAAAACTAAATAGAATTGATAGAAGAGAGGCTGCCCTGATAAAATTTagacaaaaaagaaaggaacGCTGTTTTGTTAAAAAGATTAGGTATGTTAACCGAAAACGACTAGCTGAAAGAAGGCCGCGAGTCAGGGGACAGTTTGTAAGGAAGGTTAAGGATGTAATGGATCTTAATGGACAACCTGCTACTGATCAATGA
- the LOC125418191 gene encoding uncharacterized protein LOC125418191 isoform X2, which yields MAATTIFSPKRSPSWIVLLRQVQKFRLKEMELSFTQGRWNYDLWGGFDPISSNNAKPPGVELWAVFDVPQHHVDSSWKNLTHALSGLFCASINFLESSTTYSAPDWGFRPASGRLRYGTLPREAVCTENLTPWLKLLPCRDKAGVAALMDRPSIYKGFYHSQRLHLTSTEFDSDDVDSGIVLEQTLTVVLQTNGKKAVLTSQETKLQPSWSLTTMFGRKINGRCVLAKSSNVYLQLDRGLVAVLNNLQKENEISAPGNLAYEASRSNHGFELSVKPDRVLEEAESQGKNPSVLYEFAVGKYSNSESFDLGLTWKLPVVWSCQQAPLSASRFLMGSGNERGAIAISWKSSQLSQQLLHPDVIEENCKLQVNVFQVVPWYIKVYYHTLQVFVDERLEAVSDIVEKIRVSPSEDKVSPGVMEMILKFPCGMKSAAITLEFDKGFLHIDEYPPDANQGFDIPSALISYPNFHASIQFVEDKSLDKSPILAKFQEKSSVRSYTEVLLVPLTTPDFSMPYNVITITCTVFALYFGSLLNVLRRRVGEEERLLKSKAAKKTGQLPQLLLKLSAKLRGRSLETPQSSSTSSSFVSSKLILKVILVAGLAVAWQFYFAS from the exons ATGGCCGCCACCACCATCTTTTCCCCAAAGCGATCTCCCAGCTG GATAGTGTTGCTTCGACAGGTTCAGAAATTTCGATTAAAAGAAATGGAATTATCTTTCACACAAGGTCGCTGGAACTATGACCTATGGGGTGGGTTTGACCCCATATCAAGCAACAATGCCAAGCCTCCTGGAGTTGAGTTGTGGGCTGTCTTTGATGTCCCTCAACATCATGTTGATTCTTCATGGAAAAATTTAACCCATGCTCTTTCAGGCCTTTTCTGTGCTTCAATCAACTTCCTGGAGTCTTCTACCACTTATTCTGCTCCTGACTGGGGTTTTCGCCCTGCTTCAGGCCGTTTGAGATACGGTACATTGCCCCGGGAGGCTGTTTGCACTGAGAACTTAACTCCCTGGCTGAAGTTGCTTCCTTGTCGAGATAAAGCTGGGGTTGCTGCATTAATGGATAGACCGTCTATCTACAAAGGATTTTATCATTCCCAACGATTACATTTGACATCAACTGAATTTGACTCAGACGATGTAGATTCAGGCATTGTATTAGAACAAACACTTACAGTTGTTCTACAAACTAATGGTAAGAAAGCTGTTTTGACTTCTCAGGAAACAAAATTACAACCAAGCTGGTCCTTGACTACAATGTTTGGGAGGAAAATCAATGGGAGATGTGTTCTTGCGAAGTCTAGTAATGTGTACCTTCAGCTTGATAGGGGGCTAGTTGCTGTATTGAATAATTTGCAGAAAGAAAATGAGATATCTGCTCCTGGTAATTTAGCTTATGAAGCTTCAAGGAGTAACCATGGGTTTGAATTGTCTGTTAAGCCTGATAGGGTATTAGAAGAAGCTGAATCACAAGGGAAAAACCCATCAGTTCTTTATGAATTTGCTGTGGGAAAGTACAGTAACTCTGAGTCATTTGATTTAGGCCTAACATGGAAGCTTCCTGTAGTTTGGTCATGTCAACAAGCACCTTTAAGTGCTAGTAGATTCTTGATGGGAAGTGGGAATGAAAGGGGTGCTATTGCAATATCTTGGAAATCCTCACAATTGAGTCAGCAGTTATTGCATCCTGATGTGATTGAAGAGAACTGCAAATTGCAAGTTAATGTTTTCCAAGTTGTGCCTTGGTATATTAAGGTGTATTATCATACGCTACAAGTATTTGTTGATGAAAGACTAGAAGCAGTTTCAGATATTGTTGAAAAGATTCGTGTTTCACCTTCTGAAGACAAGGTGTCACCTGGGGTGATGGAAATGATCCTTAAATTTCCTTGTGGCATGAAATCAGCTGCTATTACTTTAGAATTTGATAAG GGATTTTTGCATATTGATGAATATCCTCCAGATGCTAATCAAGGGTTTGACATTCCATCAGCTTTAATAAGCTATCCCAACTTTCATGCTAGCATACAATTTGTTGAAGATAAATCTTTGGACAAGTCACCcattttggccaaatttcag GAAAAGAGTTCTGTTCGGTCTTACACGGAAGTATTACTGGTACCATTGACAACACCTGATTTTAGCATGCCTTATAATGTCATCACCATTACGTGCACAGTATTTGCGTTGTATTTTGGATCTCTACTCAATGTACTACGAAGGCGTGTTGGTGAGGAGGAAAGATTACTCAAGAGTAAAG CTGCCAAGAAAACCGGTCAGCTTCCACAACTCCTATTGAAGTTATCTGCCAAGCTTAGGGGAAGATCATTGGAAACACCTCAATCATCCTCAACTTCATCGTCCTTTGTCAGTTCAAAACTAATACTTAAAGTTATACTAGTGGCTGGGCTTGCTGTTGCGTGGCAATTTTATTTTGCATCTTAA
- the LOC107426598 gene encoding two-component response regulator-like APRR1 isoform X2, whose protein sequence is MELNLNKECESGGGCGRSRGGGIDGFIDRSKVRILLCDNDSESSREVFTLLLSCSYQVVSVRTAREVIDALNAEGQDIDIILAEVDLPVTKGMKMLKYITRDKDLRRIPVIMMSAQDEVSVVVKCLRLGAADYLVKPLRVNELLNLWTHMWRRRRLIGLADKNILNYDLDLMAPEPSDANTNSTTMFSDDTDDRSHRSTNLEMAISVHQEDESAAATVTEPPLTNSVEYPPDVPGITDRRTGQFSIGPKKSELKIGESSAFFTYVKLSTMQNNSQAVSRFEVNTAEHVRVDGKHQACGNQGVDDLQVQHQNGEAARESTSPGDDLPSSTTSFPDSLSMERSCTPPSAGTEFLQHENDSKEENFSQVLMHPRNESQHNVSGLPAYPYCVSGFMNQVMMSSSSVQVYQKNLHDIQNHATTSMIPQYNHPQHNHLPQCPPRLSGMGASFPYYPFSICLQPGQMPTAHSWPSFGSSSGEVKLNRIDRREAALIKFRQKRKERCFVKKIRYVNRKRLAERRPRVRGQFVRKVKDVMDLNGQPATDQ, encoded by the exons atggagctgaatttgaaCAAAGAATGCGAAAGTGGTGGTGGTTGCGGCCGTAGCCGCGGTGGTGGTATTGATGGATTCATAGACAGGAGCAAAGTGAGGATTTTGCTGTGTGATAATGATTCCGAAAGTTCAAGAGAGGTTTTCACGCTTCTTTTGAGTTGCTCTTATCAGG TGGTTTCTGTGAGGACTGCTAGAGAGGTGATAGATGCGTTGAATGCAGAGGGACAAGATATAGATATCATACTTGCTGAAGTTGACCTTCCAGTTACAAAAGGAATGAAAATGTTGAAGTACATCACTCGGGATAAAGACTTGCGTCGCATTCCTGTCATCA TGATGTCAGCTCAGGATGAGGTCTCTGTTGTTGTTAAGTGCCTGAGGCTTGGTGCAGCAGACTATCTTGTAAAGCCTCTGCGAGTTAATGAACTTTTGAACTTGTGGACGCACATGTGGAGAAGAAGGCGCCTG ATTGGACTAGCAGACAAAAACATCTTGAACTATGACCTTGATCTGATGGCACCGGAGCCTAGTGATGCAAATACCAATAGTACCACTATGTTTTCAGATGACACAGATGACAGGTCTCACAGAAGCACCAACCTAGAGATGGCAATCTCTGTTCACCAGGAAGATGAG TCTGCTGCTGCTACCGTTACTGAGCCTCCTCTCACCAATTCAGTGGAATACCCACCTGACGTTCCTGGAATAACTGATCGCAGAACTG GgcaattttcaattggtccaaAAAAGAGCGAGCTGAAAATTGGAGAATCTTCTGCCTTCTTTACCTATGTCAAATTAAGTACCATGCAAAACAACTCTCAAGCAGTTTCCCGTTTTGAAGTGAATACTGCTGAACATGTGAGGGTTGATGGGAAACATCAGGCATGTGGTAACCAAGGGGTTGATGATCTCCAAGTACAGCACCAAAATGGAGAGGCAGCACGGGAAAGCACTTCGCCTGGAGATGACTTGCCAAGCAGTACAACTAGCTTCCCAGATTCTCTTTCAATGGAAAGGTCCTGTACTCCACCTTCTGCAGGGACGGAGTTTCTTCAACATGAAAACGATTCCAAGGAAGAAAACTTCTCTCAGGTGCTTATGCATCCAAGAAATGAATCTCAACATAATGTTTCTGGCTTACCTGCTTATCCATATTGTGTGTCAGGGTTTATGAATCAAGTAATGATGTCCTCATCATCAGTGCAAGTGTATCAAAAGAATCTTCATGACATTCAAAATCATGCTACTACGTCTATGATTCCACAATATAATCATCCACAACATAATCATCTTCCACAATGCCCTCCTCGTTTATCTGGGATGGGAGCTTCATTTCCCTATTATCCGTTCAGTATATGCCTACAACCTGGTCAAATGCCTACTGCTCATTCATGGCCATCTTTCGGAAGTTCTTCAGGTGAAGTAAAACTAAATAGAATTGATAGAAGAGAGGCTGCCCTGATAAAATTTagacaaaaaagaaaggaacGCTGTTTTGTTAAAAAGATTAGGTATGTTAACCGAAAACGACTAGCTGAAAGAAGGCCGCGAGTCAGGGGACAGTTTGTAAGGAAGGTTAAGGATGTAATGGATCTTAATGGACAACCTGCTACTGATCAATGA
- the LOC125418191 gene encoding uncharacterized protein LOC125418191 isoform X1: MAVLPFRRVFVFFFILCFSLFYASVALGSGIDDEEFSEELLLRPLPDRKVLSHFQFRSRAPPNSSNGRHHHLFPKAISQLVQKFRLKEMELSFTQGRWNYDLWGGFDPISSNNAKPPGVELWAVFDVPQHHVDSSWKNLTHALSGLFCASINFLESSTTYSAPDWGFRPASGRLRYGTLPREAVCTENLTPWLKLLPCRDKAGVAALMDRPSIYKGFYHSQRLHLTSTEFDSDDVDSGIVLEQTLTVVLQTNGKKAVLTSQETKLQPSWSLTTMFGRKINGRCVLAKSSNVYLQLDRGLVAVLNNLQKENEISAPGNLAYEASRSNHGFELSVKPDRVLEEAESQGKNPSVLYEFAVGKYSNSESFDLGLTWKLPVVWSCQQAPLSASRFLMGSGNERGAIAISWKSSQLSQQLLHPDVIEENCKLQVNVFQVVPWYIKVYYHTLQVFVDERLEAVSDIVEKIRVSPSEDKVSPGVMEMILKFPCGMKSAAITLEFDKGFLHIDEYPPDANQGFDIPSALISYPNFHASIQFVEDKSLDKSPILAKFQEKSSVRSYTEVLLVPLTTPDFSMPYNVITITCTVFALYFGSLLNVLRRRVGEEERLLKSKAAKKTGQLPQLLLKLSAKLRGRSLETPQSSSTSSSFVSSKLILKVILVAGLAVAWQFYFAS, encoded by the exons ATGGCTGTACTACCTTTCAGAcgggtttttgtattttttttcatactCTGTTTCTCATTGTTCTATGCCAGTGTCGCCCTCGGATCGGGCATTGACGATGAAGAATTCTCGGAAGAGTTGCTGCTGAGACCCTTGCCAGATCGCAAGGTTCTATCCCACTTCCAGTTCCGGAGCAGAGCTCCTCCCAACAGCTCTAATGGCCGCCACCACCATCTTTTCCCCAAAGCGATCTCCCAGCTG GTTCAGAAATTTCGATTAAAAGAAATGGAATTATCTTTCACACAAGGTCGCTGGAACTATGACCTATGGGGTGGGTTTGACCCCATATCAAGCAACAATGCCAAGCCTCCTGGAGTTGAGTTGTGGGCTGTCTTTGATGTCCCTCAACATCATGTTGATTCTTCATGGAAAAATTTAACCCATGCTCTTTCAGGCCTTTTCTGTGCTTCAATCAACTTCCTGGAGTCTTCTACCACTTATTCTGCTCCTGACTGGGGTTTTCGCCCTGCTTCAGGCCGTTTGAGATACGGTACATTGCCCCGGGAGGCTGTTTGCACTGAGAACTTAACTCCCTGGCTGAAGTTGCTTCCTTGTCGAGATAAAGCTGGGGTTGCTGCATTAATGGATAGACCGTCTATCTACAAAGGATTTTATCATTCCCAACGATTACATTTGACATCAACTGAATTTGACTCAGACGATGTAGATTCAGGCATTGTATTAGAACAAACACTTACAGTTGTTCTACAAACTAATGGTAAGAAAGCTGTTTTGACTTCTCAGGAAACAAAATTACAACCAAGCTGGTCCTTGACTACAATGTTTGGGAGGAAAATCAATGGGAGATGTGTTCTTGCGAAGTCTAGTAATGTGTACCTTCAGCTTGATAGGGGGCTAGTTGCTGTATTGAATAATTTGCAGAAAGAAAATGAGATATCTGCTCCTGGTAATTTAGCTTATGAAGCTTCAAGGAGTAACCATGGGTTTGAATTGTCTGTTAAGCCTGATAGGGTATTAGAAGAAGCTGAATCACAAGGGAAAAACCCATCAGTTCTTTATGAATTTGCTGTGGGAAAGTACAGTAACTCTGAGTCATTTGATTTAGGCCTAACATGGAAGCTTCCTGTAGTTTGGTCATGTCAACAAGCACCTTTAAGTGCTAGTAGATTCTTGATGGGAAGTGGGAATGAAAGGGGTGCTATTGCAATATCTTGGAAATCCTCACAATTGAGTCAGCAGTTATTGCATCCTGATGTGATTGAAGAGAACTGCAAATTGCAAGTTAATGTTTTCCAAGTTGTGCCTTGGTATATTAAGGTGTATTATCATACGCTACAAGTATTTGTTGATGAAAGACTAGAAGCAGTTTCAGATATTGTTGAAAAGATTCGTGTTTCACCTTCTGAAGACAAGGTGTCACCTGGGGTGATGGAAATGATCCTTAAATTTCCTTGTGGCATGAAATCAGCTGCTATTACTTTAGAATTTGATAAG GGATTTTTGCATATTGATGAATATCCTCCAGATGCTAATCAAGGGTTTGACATTCCATCAGCTTTAATAAGCTATCCCAACTTTCATGCTAGCATACAATTTGTTGAAGATAAATCTTTGGACAAGTCACCcattttggccaaatttcag GAAAAGAGTTCTGTTCGGTCTTACACGGAAGTATTACTGGTACCATTGACAACACCTGATTTTAGCATGCCTTATAATGTCATCACCATTACGTGCACAGTATTTGCGTTGTATTTTGGATCTCTACTCAATGTACTACGAAGGCGTGTTGGTGAGGAGGAAAGATTACTCAAGAGTAAAG CTGCCAAGAAAACCGGTCAGCTTCCACAACTCCTATTGAAGTTATCTGCCAAGCTTAGGGGAAGATCATTGGAAACACCTCAATCATCCTCAACTTCATCGTCCTTTGTCAGTTCAAAACTAATACTTAAAGTTATACTAGTGGCTGGGCTTGCTGTTGCGTGGCAATTTTATTTTGCATCTTAA
- the LOC125418191 gene encoding uncharacterized protein LOC125418191 isoform X3, with translation MELSFTQGRWNYDLWGGFDPISSNNAKPPGVELWAVFDVPQHHVDSSWKNLTHALSGLFCASINFLESSTTYSAPDWGFRPASGRLRYGTLPREAVCTENLTPWLKLLPCRDKAGVAALMDRPSIYKGFYHSQRLHLTSTEFDSDDVDSGIVLEQTLTVVLQTNGKKAVLTSQETKLQPSWSLTTMFGRKINGRCVLAKSSNVYLQLDRGLVAVLNNLQKENEISAPGNLAYEASRSNHGFELSVKPDRVLEEAESQGKNPSVLYEFAVGKYSNSESFDLGLTWKLPVVWSCQQAPLSASRFLMGSGNERGAIAISWKSSQLSQQLLHPDVIEENCKLQVNVFQVVPWYIKVYYHTLQVFVDERLEAVSDIVEKIRVSPSEDKVSPGVMEMILKFPCGMKSAAITLEFDKGFLHIDEYPPDANQGFDIPSALISYPNFHASIQFVEDKSLDKSPILAKFQEKSSVRSYTEVLLVPLTTPDFSMPYNVITITCTVFALYFGSLLNVLRRRVGEEERLLKSKAAKKTGQLPQLLLKLSAKLRGRSLETPQSSSTSSSFVSSKLILKVILVAGLAVAWQFYFAS, from the exons ATGGAATTATCTTTCACACAAGGTCGCTGGAACTATGACCTATGGGGTGGGTTTGACCCCATATCAAGCAACAATGCCAAGCCTCCTGGAGTTGAGTTGTGGGCTGTCTTTGATGTCCCTCAACATCATGTTGATTCTTCATGGAAAAATTTAACCCATGCTCTTTCAGGCCTTTTCTGTGCTTCAATCAACTTCCTGGAGTCTTCTACCACTTATTCTGCTCCTGACTGGGGTTTTCGCCCTGCTTCAGGCCGTTTGAGATACGGTACATTGCCCCGGGAGGCTGTTTGCACTGAGAACTTAACTCCCTGGCTGAAGTTGCTTCCTTGTCGAGATAAAGCTGGGGTTGCTGCATTAATGGATAGACCGTCTATCTACAAAGGATTTTATCATTCCCAACGATTACATTTGACATCAACTGAATTTGACTCAGACGATGTAGATTCAGGCATTGTATTAGAACAAACACTTACAGTTGTTCTACAAACTAATGGTAAGAAAGCTGTTTTGACTTCTCAGGAAACAAAATTACAACCAAGCTGGTCCTTGACTACAATGTTTGGGAGGAAAATCAATGGGAGATGTGTTCTTGCGAAGTCTAGTAATGTGTACCTTCAGCTTGATAGGGGGCTAGTTGCTGTATTGAATAATTTGCAGAAAGAAAATGAGATATCTGCTCCTGGTAATTTAGCTTATGAAGCTTCAAGGAGTAACCATGGGTTTGAATTGTCTGTTAAGCCTGATAGGGTATTAGAAGAAGCTGAATCACAAGGGAAAAACCCATCAGTTCTTTATGAATTTGCTGTGGGAAAGTACAGTAACTCTGAGTCATTTGATTTAGGCCTAACATGGAAGCTTCCTGTAGTTTGGTCATGTCAACAAGCACCTTTAAGTGCTAGTAGATTCTTGATGGGAAGTGGGAATGAAAGGGGTGCTATTGCAATATCTTGGAAATCCTCACAATTGAGTCAGCAGTTATTGCATCCTGATGTGATTGAAGAGAACTGCAAATTGCAAGTTAATGTTTTCCAAGTTGTGCCTTGGTATATTAAGGTGTATTATCATACGCTACAAGTATTTGTTGATGAAAGACTAGAAGCAGTTTCAGATATTGTTGAAAAGATTCGTGTTTCACCTTCTGAAGACAAGGTGTCACCTGGGGTGATGGAAATGATCCTTAAATTTCCTTGTGGCATGAAATCAGCTGCTATTACTTTAGAATTTGATAAG GGATTTTTGCATATTGATGAATATCCTCCAGATGCTAATCAAGGGTTTGACATTCCATCAGCTTTAATAAGCTATCCCAACTTTCATGCTAGCATACAATTTGTTGAAGATAAATCTTTGGACAAGTCACCcattttggccaaatttcag GAAAAGAGTTCTGTTCGGTCTTACACGGAAGTATTACTGGTACCATTGACAACACCTGATTTTAGCATGCCTTATAATGTCATCACCATTACGTGCACAGTATTTGCGTTGTATTTTGGATCTCTACTCAATGTACTACGAAGGCGTGTTGGTGAGGAGGAAAGATTACTCAAGAGTAAAG CTGCCAAGAAAACCGGTCAGCTTCCACAACTCCTATTGAAGTTATCTGCCAAGCTTAGGGGAAGATCATTGGAAACACCTCAATCATCCTCAACTTCATCGTCCTTTGTCAGTTCAAAACTAATACTTAAAGTTATACTAGTGGCTGGGCTTGCTGTTGCGTGGCAATTTTATTTTGCATCTTAA